A window from Heteronotia binoei isolate CCM8104 ecotype False Entrance Well chromosome 15, APGP_CSIRO_Hbin_v1, whole genome shotgun sequence encodes these proteins:
- the LOC132584373 gene encoding olfactory receptor 11H6-like, which translates to MEFTNGTVQEFILLGFEVGQFQRLLLLTFFTLLYMLTVAENITIIMLVHLDTHLSRLPMYVLLSNFSLLEICYVSTTVPRMLLDLALSNKMVSFSSCFLQFYIFCSLGSTECFFLSSMALDRYLAICHPLRYPQIMSPNFCYILVTVCWVLGFLACFVPVTLISQMSFCGPNVIDHFLCDPGPILALACPPLLKAPLISQVVMNVVVIGNILFSVLSYGSVIVTLIKNSSKGNRAKSFSTISFHLLVFTLFYGPLAGMYVQPEGKTDSNITKTVTLLYAALTPFLNPMIYCLRNDQVKEALFRLWRRKAVFLKS; encoded by the coding sequence ATGGAGTTCACCAACGGGACAGTCCAGGAATTCATTTTGCTGGGCTTTGAAGTTGGGCAGTTTCAACGACTCCTGCTCCTCACCTTTTTCACTCTTCTTTACATGCTCACCGTAGCTGAGAACATCACCATCATCATGTTGGTGCATCTTGACACCCACTTGTCCCGGCTTCCCATGTATGTCCTGCTGAGCAACTTCTCCttgctggagatctgctatgtgAGCACCACTGTGCCTCGCATGCTCTTAGACCTGGCATTGTCCAACAAGATGGTCTCCTTCAGTTCCTGCTTCCTTCAGTTCTACATCTTCTGCTCTCTTGGCAGTACTGAatgcttcttcctttcttctatgGCCTTGGATCGGTACTTGGCCATCTGCCACCCACTGCGATATCCACAGATCATGTCCCCAAATTTTTGCTACATCTTAGTAACTGTTTGTTGGGTCCTTGGCTTCCTGGCATGTTTTGTCCCAGTCACACTGATCTCCCAGATGTCTTTTTGTGGTCCTAACGTCATTGACCATTTTTTGTGTGATCCTGGCCCAATTTTGGCTTTAGCCTGCCCCCCACTTTTAAAGGCTCCCCTCATTAGTCAGGTTGTCATGAATGTTGTAGTGATAGGCAACATTTTGTTTTCTGTGCTGTCCTACGGTTCTGTGATTGTCACCTTGATTAAAAACTCTAGCAAAGGCAATCGGGCAAAGTCCTTTTCCACCATATCATTCCACTTGTTGGTGTTCACACTTTTCTATGGCCCATTAGCAGGGATGTATGTACAGCCAGAGGGAAAAACTGATTCAAATATTACTAAGACTGTAACACTCCTCTATGCTGCCTTAACACCCTTTCTCAACCCCATGATTTACTGTCTGAGGAATGATCAGGTGAAAGAGGCACTGTTCCGATTATGGAGGAGAAAggcagtctttttaaaaagt